One segment of Abyssibacter profundi DNA contains the following:
- a CDS encoding RelA/SpoT family protein: protein MLGRLNNAIRNQRISRAFGIDALSEVLETYLPQAQVNEVRKAYHFGAERHEGQFRKSGEAYIYHPLAVARILAEMHLDHTTLMAAILHDVVEDTDVTLDDVTERFGRDVAALVDGVSKLDRAQFQTKAEVQAESFRKLLLAMTQDIRVILVKLADRLHNMRTLGSMPHAKRRKIARETLDIYAPIAQRLGIHTMRVELEDLGFANLYPNRYGVLERAVAEVSGNRRNLIREVEQTLSKALRDEGIGAAVVGRQKNLYSIYLKMRRKHLRFLDVMDLYGFRLVVKRVDDCYRALGVVHHVYKPIGELFNDFIATPKVNGYQSLHTTLVGPGGIKIEVQIRTRDMHHISESGIAAHWQYKLGSGGAKAPQVRAREWLTGLLEMDHAPGNSLEFLENVKIDLFPDEVYVFTPKGQIRRLPRGATPVDFAYSVHTELGNHCVATRVNHHLAPLSIQLRNGDTVEIIGARHARPNAAWLNFVKTAKARTSIRTYLKNLRDDEAVRLGRRLLERSLDELGLSARVLKGDSAERVMQAFELEDMEDLYASIGLGRRLAPLVARLFLKPDQQGGTPIEVAAPLAIQGTEGLIVEYGGCCHPIPGDPIRGHVSMGRGIVIHRVDCKSGIQQRKAAQHDWVSLSWASDVEGDFNVELRVQGPNQRGFLATVATEIAEAGSSIENVNMSDRSSGMADMRINIMVRDRIHLAQVMRALRRLDIVERVQRI from the coding sequence ATGCTCGGTCGCCTCAACAATGCCATTCGCAATCAGCGGATATCCCGAGCATTCGGCATTGATGCCTTGTCGGAAGTGCTGGAAACCTACCTGCCCCAGGCGCAGGTCAACGAAGTCCGCAAGGCCTACCACTTCGGCGCCGAGCGCCACGAAGGCCAGTTCCGCAAGTCTGGTGAGGCCTACATTTACCACCCGCTGGCCGTGGCCCGCATTCTCGCCGAGATGCACCTGGACCACACGACGCTCATGGCGGCGATTCTGCACGATGTGGTCGAGGACACCGACGTCACGCTCGATGACGTCACCGAGCGATTCGGTCGCGATGTCGCCGCGTTAGTCGACGGCGTCTCCAAGTTGGATCGGGCGCAGTTCCAGACCAAGGCCGAGGTCCAGGCCGAGAGCTTCCGCAAACTGCTGCTGGCGATGACCCAGGACATCCGGGTCATTCTGGTCAAGCTGGCAGACCGCCTGCACAACATGCGCACGCTGGGCTCCATGCCACATGCCAAGCGGCGCAAGATCGCGCGTGAAACGCTGGATATCTATGCCCCGATCGCCCAGCGCCTGGGCATCCACACCATGCGCGTGGAACTGGAGGACCTGGGCTTTGCCAATCTCTACCCGAACCGCTACGGCGTCCTGGAACGCGCCGTGGCCGAAGTCTCCGGAAATCGCCGCAACCTGATCCGCGAAGTCGAGCAGACGCTGTCCAAGGCCTTGCGCGACGAAGGCATCGGTGCGGCCGTCGTCGGCCGGCAGAAGAACCTCTACAGCATCTACCTGAAGATGCGCCGCAAGCATCTGCGGTTTCTGGATGTCATGGACCTCTACGGGTTTCGCCTGGTCGTCAAACGGGTCGACGACTGCTATCGCGCCCTGGGCGTGGTCCACCACGTCTATAAACCGATCGGCGAGCTATTCAACGACTTCATCGCCACACCCAAGGTCAATGGCTACCAGTCGCTACACACCACGCTGGTGGGCCCCGGCGGCATCAAGATCGAGGTGCAGATTCGCACGCGCGATATGCATCACATCTCCGAATCCGGCATTGCCGCCCACTGGCAATACAAACTTGGCAGCGGCGGCGCGAAAGCTCCGCAGGTCCGGGCCCGTGAATGGCTGACCGGCCTGCTGGAAATGGACCACGCGCCCGGCAATTCGCTGGAATTTCTCGAGAACGTCAAGATCGACCTGTTCCCGGACGAGGTCTATGTGTTCACGCCCAAGGGGCAGATCCGGCGCCTGCCACGCGGCGCGACCCCGGTGGACTTCGCCTACTCGGTGCATACCGAGCTGGGCAACCACTGTGTGGCGACACGCGTCAATCACCACCTCGCGCCGCTGTCCATCCAGCTGCGCAATGGCGACACCGTCGAGATCATCGGCGCCCGCCATGCACGGCCCAACGCGGCCTGGCTGAACTTCGTCAAGACGGCCAAGGCGCGAACCTCGATTCGTACCTACCTCAAGAACCTACGCGACGACGAGGCCGTCCGGCTGGGCCGGCGCCTGCTCGAACGGTCGCTGGACGAACTGGGCCTGTCGGCCCGGGTGCTCAAGGGCGACTCGGCAGAACGGGTGATGCAGGCCTTTGAACTCGAGGATATGGAAGACCTCTACGCCAGCATCGGCCTGGGCCGGCGCCTGGCCCCGCTGGTCGCCCGACTTTTCCTGAAGCCCGACCAGCAGGGCGGCACGCCCATCGAGGTCGCCGCGCCACTGGCCATTCAGGGCACGGAGGGCCTAATCGTCGAGTACGGGGGCTGCTGCCACCCCATTCCCGGCGACCCCATCCGTGGCCATGTCTCCATGGGGCGCGGCATTGTGATCCATCGCGTGGACTGCAAGTCGGGCATCCAACAACGTAAGGCGGCCCAGCATGACTGGGTTTCCCTGTCCTGGGCCTCGGATGTCGAGGGCGACTTCAACGTGGAACTACGCGTGCAGGGCCCGAACCAGCGCGGCTTTCTCGCCACCGTTGCCACCGAGATCGCCGAGGCGGGCTCCAGCATCGAGAACGTCAACATGTCG
- the gmk gene encoding guanylate kinase, translated as MKGSLIVVSAPSGAGKTSLTHAAIDRLAAIGHAVTFSVSYTTREPRPGEEDGQDYHFVSMERFEAMIGEEAFLEHAQVFDRRYGTGRKRTLEALADGQDVVLDIDWQGAQQVRAAYPDAVLIYVLPPSVQVLRDRLAGRGQDSAAVIARRMEAAAAEMSHWHEYDYVIVNDDFETAVDDLIALLRAARLRQCQAADGPVGVLANTLAKKPALP; from the coding sequence GTGAAAGGTTCACTCATCGTGGTGTCGGCGCCTTCGGGCGCTGGCAAGACCAGCCTGACCCACGCCGCCATCGATCGCCTGGCAGCGATTGGTCACGCCGTGACGTTTTCCGTGTCCTACACGACCCGGGAACCCCGTCCGGGCGAAGAGGATGGGCAGGACTATCACTTCGTCTCCATGGAGCGCTTCGAAGCCATGATCGGCGAGGAGGCATTCCTGGAGCATGCCCAGGTGTTTGACCGACGCTACGGCACCGGTCGCAAACGCACGCTGGAAGCCCTGGCCGACGGGCAGGATGTGGTCCTGGACATCGACTGGCAGGGCGCCCAGCAAGTGCGGGCGGCCTATCCCGACGCCGTGCTGATCTATGTGCTGCCACCCTCCGTACAAGTGCTGCGTGATCGTCTCGCGGGCCGTGGCCAGGACAGCGCGGCCGTGATCGCGCGCCGCATGGAGGCCGCCGCTGCGGAAATGTCGCATTGGCACGAGTACGACTATGTCATCGTGAACGATGATTTCGAGACCGCAGTGGACGATTTGATCGCATTGCTGAGAGCCGCACGGCTGCGTCAATGCCAGGCGGCGGACGGCCCGGTCGGCGTGCTGGCGAACACGCTGGCTAAAAAGCCGGCATTACCGTAG
- the rpoZ gene encoding DNA-directed RNA polymerase subunit omega: MARVTVEDCLEQIPNQFQLTLVAAKRARMLARGAEPSIPWGTDKSTVVALREIGEGHVGESVLHEEDLPLIPRVKMELANLDPGPES, from the coding sequence ATGGCACGCGTAACCGTCGAAGATTGTCTCGAACAGATTCCGAACCAGTTCCAGCTCACCCTGGTCGCCGCCAAGCGCGCCCGGATGCTGGCACGCGGCGCCGAGCCCAGCATTCCATGGGGCACCGACAAATCCACCGTCGTTGCGCTACGCGAAATCGGCGAAGGGCATGTGGGCGAATCCGTCCTGCATGAGGAAGACCTGCCGCTGATCCCGCGGGTGAAGATGGAACTGGCGAACCTGGATCCCGGCCCGGAGTCCTGA